The Sphaerisporangium siamense genome includes the window GCGGCGCGGGGCCGGCTGCGCGCGCGGCTGGTCCTGCTCGGGGCCGCCTCGGGCGTGATGGTGACGGCCTGGCTGCTCGCCCCGGAGCCCGTGCGCGCCGCCCCGGCCGACCTGGCCAACGGCGACGACCCGCACGCGACCGTGTTCGTGCTCGCCGCGCTCGGCTACCAGGGGTACGCGCTGGCGCTGAACCTGCGCTCCTCGGCGACGTTCTCGCGGGCCAGCGCCCGCCCGCAGCTCAAGCGCGGGCTGAAGGTCCTGGCGGTCGCGCAGGGCTCGCTGCTCTGCGCCGCCGTCGCGAAGATCTCCGTCGCGCTCGTCCAGGCCGCGACCGCCACCGACCCCGCCTTCCTGCGCCCGCTCAACACCTCCTACCTGTGGCTGGTGTTCGTCGGGATCATCACCGCCATCGTCGGGGTCGGCTACCTGGCCGTCACCGACATGATCGCCGCCATCCCGGTATGGCGGCGCCACCGCCGCGCCTACCGGCGGCTCAGCCCGCTGTGGTCCGCGCTCAACGAGGCGTTCCCCGACCTGGCGCTGACCCGCGTGCCGATGTCCCGGCTGCGCGACGCGCTCGGCCTGCGCCCGACGCACCGCGGCTACTACCGCCGCGTGGTCGAGATCCGGGACGGCATCGTGCAGCTCGGCCCGTACTACGACCGCGGCGTCGCGGAGGCGGCCGAGTCGGCGGGACGGGCCGCGGGGCTGTCGGGGACGGCGCTGGAGGCCGAGGCGCAGGCGGCCCTGATCGCGGACGCGCTGCGCCGCAAGGCGCACGCCTCCCCCGCCGCCGACCCGTGTCCGATCCCGACGCGCGGCGGGGACGACCTGGAGTCGGACGCCGCGTGGCTGGTGCTGCTGTCGGACACGCTCAGAGACCTGTGGCGGCGCCCGCCCGCCGCGGCGATGGACCCCTCGCGCGGATAGGCGCGGGCCCGCCGGGCGGCCGTCCTCCTC containing:
- a CDS encoding MAB_1171c family putative transporter codes for the protein MSQLALGILSTLAFLGVLNKLVQVWRAPEDLPLRAMGAFVLCIALAAVLNVPVLRTAVDQAGAGLAKLAVNLLTVLCAYFLMAFFTYSVHGVAARGRLRARLVLLGAASGVMVTAWLLAPEPVRAAPADLANGDDPHATVFVLAALGYQGYALALNLRSSATFSRASARPQLKRGLKVLAVAQGSLLCAAVAKISVALVQAATATDPAFLRPLNTSYLWLVFVGIITAIVGVGYLAVTDMIAAIPVWRRHRRAYRRLSPLWSALNEAFPDLALTRVPMSRLRDALGLRPTHRGYYRRVVEIRDGIVQLGPYYDRGVAEAAESAGRAAGLSGTALEAEAQAALIADALRRKAHASPAADPCPIPTRGGDDLESDAAWLVLLSDTLRDLWRRPPAAAMDPSRG